The Opisthocomus hoazin isolate bOpiHoa1 chromosome 35, bOpiHoa1.hap1, whole genome shotgun sequence genome contains a region encoding:
- the LOC142365292 gene encoding C-type lectin domain family 4 member E-like isoform X3, giving the protein MYGNVESSQAGLGPGSREACSDLCPTEENLYEPLDPPIAAPSQKRAPDPPVTECCSREKLVLVGTVALGVSVLMNVLFLVVGARHTSQSFLLYNEDHRKCVEAKGQHLTATACRPDAAAQRFQWLHGGRLRGWESQRCVTATRGQNLALVRLEPCRDDGTLQRWECRGGGLLALAGYDLYFNYGNNQKQTVMLYTGDREWSRWVIHGSQDDVCSRSCCPPCSKGWIYFGNSCYFYSKTASPWEGAQSFCSTLGTQLLEVDSPEEKDHVRTMLQSSSWLGIRDEEVEGTWKRANGTIVPWESSSWHRNEPNGGHQENCAVVRQDGEWYDYPCTSELPWVCEGHP; this is encoded by the exons ATGTACGGCAACGTCGAGTCCAGCCAAGCTGGGCTGGGGCCCGGCAGCAGGGAAG cctgcagtgACCTGTGCCCCACAGAGGAGAACCTCTACGAGCCCCTGGACCCCCCCATCGCCGCGCCGAGCCAGAAGCGCGCGCCTGACCCCCCAG tgaCAGAGTGCTGCTCCAGGGAGAAGCTGGTGCTGGTGGGCACCGTGGCTCTGGGGGTCTCGGTGCTGATGAACGTGCTCTTCCTCGTTGTCGGCGCGCGGCACA CGTCCCAGTCCTTCCTGTTGTACAACGAAGACCACCGCAAGTGCGTAGAGGCCAAGGGGCAACACCTGACGGCGACGGCGTGCCGGCCCGACGCCGCGGCGCAGCGGTTCCAGTGGTTACATGGAGGCCGGCTACGGGGCTGGGAGAGCCAGCGCTGCGTTACGGCGACCCGCGGGCAGAACCTGGCCCTGGTGAGGCTGGAGCCGTGCCGGGACGACGGCACGCTGCAGCGCTGGGAGTGTCGCGGCGGCGGGCTGTTGGCGCTGGCCGGCTACGATCTCTACTTCAATTACGGCAACAACCAGAAGCAGACGGTGATGCTCTACACCGGGGACCGGGAGTGGAGCCGCTGGGTCATCCACGGGAGCCAGGACGATGTCTGTTCCCGCTCCT gTTGTCCCCCTTGCTCCAAAGGCTGGATCTATTTCGGGAACTCCTGTTATTTCTACTCCAAGACAGCAAGTCCCTGGGAGGGCGCCCAGAGTTTCTGCTCGACCCTGGGCACGCAGCTCCTCGAGGTGGACAGCCCGGAGGAGAAG GATCACGTCCGGACCATGCTGCAAAGCTCCTCCTGGCTTGGCATCAGGGATGAGGAGGTCGAGGGTACCTGGAAGCGAGCGAACGGGACCATCGTACCCTGGGAAAGCAG CTCGTGGCACAGGAACGAGCCCAACGGCGGGCACCAGGAGAACTGCGCGGTGGTGAGGCAGGACGGCGAGTGGTACGACTACCCCTGCACGAGTGAACTCCCTTGGGTGTGCGAGGGACACCCCTAA
- the LOC142365292 gene encoding C-type lectin domain family 4 member E-like isoform X2: protein MYGNVESSQAGLGPGSREEENLYEPLDPPIAAPSQKRAPDPPVTECCSREKLVLVGTVALGVSVLMNVLFLVVGARHTAALTEALEAEKAKVMLNTASQSFLLYNEDHRKCVEAKGQHLTATACRPDAAAQRFQWLHGGRLRGWESQRCVTATRGQNLALVRLEPCRDDGTLQRWECRGGGLLALAGYDLYFNYGNNQKQTVMLYTGDREWSRWVIHGSQDDVCSRSCCPPCSKGWIYFGNSCYFYSKTASPWEGAQSFCSTLGTQLLEVDSPEEKDHVRTMLQSSSWLGIRDEEVEGTWKRANGTIVPWESSSWHRNEPNGGHQENCAVVRQDGEWYDYPCTSELPWVCEGHP from the exons ATGTACGGCAACGTCGAGTCCAGCCAAGCTGGGCTGGGGCCCGGCAGCAGGGAAG AGGAGAACCTCTACGAGCCCCTGGACCCCCCCATCGCCGCGCCGAGCCAGAAGCGCGCGCCTGACCCCCCAG tgaCAGAGTGCTGCTCCAGGGAGAAGCTGGTGCTGGTGGGCACCGTGGCTCTGGGGGTCTCGGTGCTGATGAACGTGCTCTTCCTCGTTGTCGGCGCGCGGCACA ctgcagccctgacggaggcgcTGGAGGCCGAGAAGGCGAAGGTGATGCTGAACACGG CGTCCCAGTCCTTCCTGTTGTACAACGAAGACCACCGCAAGTGCGTAGAGGCCAAGGGGCAACACCTGACGGCGACGGCGTGCCGGCCCGACGCCGCGGCGCAGCGGTTCCAGTGGTTACATGGAGGCCGGCTACGGGGCTGGGAGAGCCAGCGCTGCGTTACGGCGACCCGCGGGCAGAACCTGGCCCTGGTGAGGCTGGAGCCGTGCCGGGACGACGGCACGCTGCAGCGCTGGGAGTGTCGCGGCGGCGGGCTGTTGGCGCTGGCCGGCTACGATCTCTACTTCAATTACGGCAACAACCAGAAGCAGACGGTGATGCTCTACACCGGGGACCGGGAGTGGAGCCGCTGGGTCATCCACGGGAGCCAGGACGATGTCTGTTCCCGCTCCT gTTGTCCCCCTTGCTCCAAAGGCTGGATCTATTTCGGGAACTCCTGTTATTTCTACTCCAAGACAGCAAGTCCCTGGGAGGGCGCCCAGAGTTTCTGCTCGACCCTGGGCACGCAGCTCCTCGAGGTGGACAGCCCGGAGGAGAAG GATCACGTCCGGACCATGCTGCAAAGCTCCTCCTGGCTTGGCATCAGGGATGAGGAGGTCGAGGGTACCTGGAAGCGAGCGAACGGGACCATCGTACCCTGGGAAAGCAG CTCGTGGCACAGGAACGAGCCCAACGGCGGGCACCAGGAGAACTGCGCGGTGGTGAGGCAGGACGGCGAGTGGTACGACTACCCCTGCACGAGTGAACTCCCTTGGGTGTGCGAGGGACACCCCTAA
- the LOC142365292 gene encoding C-type lectin domain family 4 member E-like isoform X4 has protein sequence MYGNVESSQAGLGPGSREACSDLCPTEENLYEPLDPPIAAPSQKRAPDPPVTECCSREKLVLVGTVALGVSVLMNVLFLVVGARHTAALTEALEAEKAKVMLNTASQSFLLYNEDHRKCVEAKGQHLTATACRPDAAAQRFQWLHGGRLRGWESQRCVTATRGQNLALKQTVMLYTGDREWSRWVIHGSQDDVCSRSCCPPCSKGWIYFGNSCYFYSKTASPWEGAQSFCSTLGTQLLEVDSPEEKDHVRTMLQSSSWLGIRDEEVEGTWKRANGTIVPWESSSWHRNEPNGGHQENCAVVRQDGEWYDYPCTSELPWVCEGHP, from the exons ATGTACGGCAACGTCGAGTCCAGCCAAGCTGGGCTGGGGCCCGGCAGCAGGGAAG cctgcagtgACCTGTGCCCCACAGAGGAGAACCTCTACGAGCCCCTGGACCCCCCCATCGCCGCGCCGAGCCAGAAGCGCGCGCCTGACCCCCCAG tgaCAGAGTGCTGCTCCAGGGAGAAGCTGGTGCTGGTGGGCACCGTGGCTCTGGGGGTCTCGGTGCTGATGAACGTGCTCTTCCTCGTTGTCGGCGCGCGGCACA ctgcagccctgacggaggcgcTGGAGGCCGAGAAGGCGAAGGTGATGCTGAACACGG CGTCCCAGTCCTTCCTGTTGTACAACGAAGACCACCGCAAGTGCGTAGAGGCCAAGGGGCAACACCTGACGGCGACGGCGTGCCGGCCCGACGCCGCGGCGCAGCGGTTCCAGTGGTTACATGGAGGCCGGCTACGGGGCTGGGAGAGCCAGCGCTGCGTTACGGCGACCCGCGGGCAGAACCTGGCCCTG AAGCAGACGGTGATGCTCTACACCGGGGACCGGGAGTGGAGCCGCTGGGTCATCCACGGGAGCCAGGACGATGTCTGTTCCCGCTCCT gTTGTCCCCCTTGCTCCAAAGGCTGGATCTATTTCGGGAACTCCTGTTATTTCTACTCCAAGACAGCAAGTCCCTGGGAGGGCGCCCAGAGTTTCTGCTCGACCCTGGGCACGCAGCTCCTCGAGGTGGACAGCCCGGAGGAGAAG GATCACGTCCGGACCATGCTGCAAAGCTCCTCCTGGCTTGGCATCAGGGATGAGGAGGTCGAGGGTACCTGGAAGCGAGCGAACGGGACCATCGTACCCTGGGAAAGCAG CTCGTGGCACAGGAACGAGCCCAACGGCGGGCACCAGGAGAACTGCGCGGTGGTGAGGCAGGACGGCGAGTGGTACGACTACCCCTGCACGAGTGAACTCCCTTGGGTGTGCGAGGGACACCCCTAA
- the LOC142365292 gene encoding macrophage mannose receptor 1-like isoform X1: MYGNVESSQAGLGPGSREACSDLCPTEENLYEPLDPPIAAPSQKRAPDPPVTECCSREKLVLVGTVALGVSVLMNVLFLVVGARHTAALTEALEAEKAKVMLNTASQSFLLYNEDHRKCVEAKGQHLTATACRPDAAAQRFQWLHGGRLRGWESQRCVTATRGQNLALVRLEPCRDDGTLQRWECRGGGLLALAGYDLYFNYGNNQKQTVMLYTGDREWSRWVIHGSQDDVCSRSCCPPCSKGWIYFGNSCYFYSKTASPWEGAQSFCSTLGTQLLEVDSPEEKDHVRTMLQSSSWLGIRDEEVEGTWKRANGTIVPWESSSWHRNEPNGGHQENCAVVRQDGEWYDYPCTSELPWVCEGHP, translated from the exons ATGTACGGCAACGTCGAGTCCAGCCAAGCTGGGCTGGGGCCCGGCAGCAGGGAAG cctgcagtgACCTGTGCCCCACAGAGGAGAACCTCTACGAGCCCCTGGACCCCCCCATCGCCGCGCCGAGCCAGAAGCGCGCGCCTGACCCCCCAG tgaCAGAGTGCTGCTCCAGGGAGAAGCTGGTGCTGGTGGGCACCGTGGCTCTGGGGGTCTCGGTGCTGATGAACGTGCTCTTCCTCGTTGTCGGCGCGCGGCACA ctgcagccctgacggaggcgcTGGAGGCCGAGAAGGCGAAGGTGATGCTGAACACGG CGTCCCAGTCCTTCCTGTTGTACAACGAAGACCACCGCAAGTGCGTAGAGGCCAAGGGGCAACACCTGACGGCGACGGCGTGCCGGCCCGACGCCGCGGCGCAGCGGTTCCAGTGGTTACATGGAGGCCGGCTACGGGGCTGGGAGAGCCAGCGCTGCGTTACGGCGACCCGCGGGCAGAACCTGGCCCTGGTGAGGCTGGAGCCGTGCCGGGACGACGGCACGCTGCAGCGCTGGGAGTGTCGCGGCGGCGGGCTGTTGGCGCTGGCCGGCTACGATCTCTACTTCAATTACGGCAACAACCAGAAGCAGACGGTGATGCTCTACACCGGGGACCGGGAGTGGAGCCGCTGGGTCATCCACGGGAGCCAGGACGATGTCTGTTCCCGCTCCT gTTGTCCCCCTTGCTCCAAAGGCTGGATCTATTTCGGGAACTCCTGTTATTTCTACTCCAAGACAGCAAGTCCCTGGGAGGGCGCCCAGAGTTTCTGCTCGACCCTGGGCACGCAGCTCCTCGAGGTGGACAGCCCGGAGGAGAAG GATCACGTCCGGACCATGCTGCAAAGCTCCTCCTGGCTTGGCATCAGGGATGAGGAGGTCGAGGGTACCTGGAAGCGAGCGAACGGGACCATCGTACCCTGGGAAAGCAG CTCGTGGCACAGGAACGAGCCCAACGGCGGGCACCAGGAGAACTGCGCGGTGGTGAGGCAGGACGGCGAGTGGTACGACTACCCCTGCACGAGTGAACTCCCTTGGGTGTGCGAGGGACACCCCTAA
- the LOC142365291 gene encoding uncharacterized protein LOC142365291 produces the protein MDTGSTSLGPRRQAGVDAGSAESLLVRHDSQDTGSAESTPVCRDGEDTGSAELMPTHHDSEDTGSAESTPVCHDGEDASSNESMLVRRDSQDAGSAELIAVRCDGEDAGSADLRPPCQHRADAPSTKPTPGCRDRPSAGSTEATLRCSASAGAGRADSGPRRQVLEGADSAKPVPACQDPADTSSADLGTKHQNRADAGSAETAPGCGDEAAASSTDSGPRRRDVADAGGAEPAPQHEENAAEPIRRNGEAAVAGARPFRCGACGKRFGASAALMRHQVLHGAERPFSCADCGRGFCDRAALTTHRQRHTGKRPFTCAECGKAFAGSAGLLVHQRVHTGERPFACAECGQRFRQSAHLSQHRQGAHGTRRPHACPRCGKTFALRSTLARHAQTHTSERPHVCGDCGRRFHQRAHLARHRLAHTGERPFPCGECGKAFALSATLLRHRLVHTGERPHRCPDCPCAYAQSAYLTRHRRSVHAGQRPHACPECLRAFADRANLLRHRRGHAGQRPHACGQCGRRFAQRASLVEHGRRHTGERPHRCPQCHRAFRHRSALLRHRRAHAGERPFPCARCGRRYSRSSNLLLHQRVHAAE, from the coding sequence ATGGACACCGGCAGCACCAGTTTGGGGCCACGACGACAGGCTGGGGTGGATGCCGGCAGCGCTGAATCGCTGCTGGTGCGGCATGACAGTCAGGACACCGGCAGCGCCGAATCGACGCCGGTGTGTCGCGACGGTGAGGACACCGGCAGCGCCGAATTGATGCCAACGCATCACGACAGTGAGGACACCGGCAGCGCCGAATCGACGCCGGTGTGTCACGACGGTGAGGATGCCAGCAGCAACGAATCGATGCTGGTGCGTCGCGACAGTCAGGACGCTGGCAGTGCCGAATTGATAGCGGTGCGTTGCGATGGTGAGGACGCCGGCAGCGCTGATTTGAGGCCACCGTGCCAGCACCGGGCCGATGCCCCCAGCACCAAACCGACCCCGGGCTGCCGGGACAGGCCAAGCGCCGGCAGCACCGAAGCGACGCTGCGGTGTTCGGCAAGCGCTGGTGCTGGCCGTGCCGATTCGGGACCGCGCCGGCAGGTTTTGGAGGGCGCTGACAGTGCCAAACCGGTGCCGGCGTGCCAGGACCCGGCAGACACCAGCAGCGCCGATTTGGGGACAAAACACCAGAACCGGGCAGACGCCGGCAGCGCCGAAACCGCACCGGGATGCGGGGACGAGGCAGCCGCCAGCAGCACCGATTCGGGGCCACGACGCCGCGACGTGGCGGACGCCGGCGGTGCCGAACCAGCCCCGCAGCACGAGGAGAACGCGGCCGAGCCGATCCGGCGCAACGGCGAGGCCGCGGTGGCGGGCGCCCGGCCGTTTCGGTGCGGGGCTTGCGGGAAACGGTTCGGCGCCAGCGCGGCGCTGATGCGGCACCAGGTTCTGCACGGAGCCGAGCGTCCCTTCTCCTGCGCCGACTGCGGCCGCGGTTTCTGCGACCGGGCGGCGCTGACCACGCACCGGCAACGGCACACGGGCAAGCGGCCCTTCACCTGCGCCGAGTGCGGCAAAGCCTTCGCTGGCAGCGCCGGGCTGCTGGTTCACCAACGGGTGCACACGGGCGAGCGGCCCTTCGCCTGCGCCGAGTGCGGGCAGCGCTTCCGGCAAAGCGCCCACCTGAGCCAACACCGCCAAGGCGCCCACGGCACGCGGCGACCGCACGCCTGTCCGCGCTGCGGCAAAACCTTCGCCCTCCGGTCCACGCTGGCCCGGCACGCTCAAACCCACACCAGCGAGCGGCCTCACGTCTGCGGCGACTGCGGCCGGCGGTTCCACCAGCGCGCTCACCTGGCCCGGCACCGCTTGGCGCACACCGGCGAGCGCCCGTTCCCCTGCGGCGAGTGCGGCAAAGCCTTCGCCCTCAGCGCCACGCTGCTGCGGCACCGCTTGGTTCACACCGGCGAGCGCCCGCACCGCTGCCCCGACTGTCCCTGCGCCTACGCGCAAAGCGCTTACCTCACCCGGCACCGCCGCAGCGTCCACGCCGGCCAACGGCCCCACGCCTGCCCCGAATGCCTGCGGGCTTTCGCCGATCGCGCCAACCTCCTGCGGCATCGCCGCGGCCACGCCGGCCAACGGCCCCACGCCTGCGGGCAGTGCGGGCGACGCTTCGCCCAGCGAGCCAGCTTGGTGGAGCACGGCCGGCGGCACACGGGCGAGCGGCCTCACCGTTGTCCCCAGTGTCACCGCGCTTTCCGGCATCGCTCGGCGCTGCTGCGGCACCGACGGGCGCACGCCGGCGAGCGCCCGTTCCCCTGTGCCCGCTGCGGCCGCCGCTACAGCCGCAGCTCCAACCTCCTCCTGCACCAGCGCGTCCACGCGGCCGAgtag